From a single Carcharodon carcharias isolate sCarCar2 chromosome 4, sCarCar2.pri, whole genome shotgun sequence genomic region:
- the LOC121277123 gene encoding ARL14 effector protein-like: protein MADLIVASSLIPPTLRRLKRLTLVSLIGLLGMEQILEEHTYTQKRMTLHIQSPVMNTRKKLLQEENASETQAQKKMQTERQLKCLAFQNPGPLLAEFNPETRLQTKEIRRTKLRQLVFESKFKALRKYDNTGRLLFNGIDLCDCLDENCPGCFYPCSKCSSWKCGSTCRCNRKWIYDGIETEGSDVVQKFPNLC from the exons atggctgatctgattgtagcctcatcTCTAATTCCGCCTACCCTG CGGCGTCTCAAACGCCTGACACTTGTCTCGTTAATTG GTCTGCTGGGTATGGAGCAGATTCTTGAAGAGCACACTTATACCCAAAAAAGGATGACTTTACATATTCAAAGTCCTGTCATGAACACCAGAAAGAAATTGTTGCAAGAGGAAAATGCATCAGAAACACAGGCCCAAAAGAAAATG CAAACAGAACGCCAGTTAAAATGCTTAGCATTTCAGAACCCTGGCCCTCTGCTAGCTGAATTCAACCCTGAGACCCGATTGCAGACAAAAGAGATTCGCAGGACAAAACTAAGGCAGCTGGTCTTCGAAAGCAA ATTTAAGGCCTTA AGAAAATATGACAACACTGGCAGGCTGCTTTTCAATGGAATAGACCTTTGCGACTGTCTGGATGAAAACTGCCCTGGCTGTTTCTATCCCTGCTCCAAATGCAGTTCTTGGAAATGTGGCTCTACATGTCGCTGTAATCGGAAGTGGATCTATGATGGAATTGAAACAGAAGGAAGTGATGTTGTTCAAAAGTTCCCTAATTTGTGTTAA